GGCAACCGCTACAGATCGGCGACGAAGCCATGGCCATCGGCAGCCAGCGGTATCGCGGCTCGACAGCCCTACCCGGTCACCAGCGCGGAGTCGTGATGCGCCAGGGAAGGACGCTCGTGATGTTTGTCGATTACGGGCAGAGCCGCACCCCACTGACCTTTACCGAAATCGGAGGCTATGCGAGCGTGGCCAAGCCCTTTGCGACGACACTCGCCTCGGCGCCCTGGAACCAGTAGCCTCTCGTCATAGGTCCACTGCTCGTAATCGCCGCTCTGCTCGCCGGCCTCGCGGCCAGCGTTTGCCTGTCACTCATGACAAGTGTTGTGGCCTATTGGGGCCCCCATGGGGGCAGCTATTTCCTCGGCGGAAACAGCGCCCTCCAACTTTCCTACGAGCTGGCACCAGCACTCGTGAGCGGCGGCTGGTGCATCCTCGCCCTGCACTCGAGAGGCTATCGGCACGCTGTGCTCCTAGGTGCAGCTGCCGGCCTTCTCGGCGCCGGTTTGATCTGTGTGTATTGGGCCGTTGCGATCCTTACCGGGCTCGATTTCGGTTTGGCGGCGGTCGGGGCTTTGCTGTGGGATCTCACGGCGCCCGTCCTCGCGCTGGTTCTGCCGCTCAAGGGGATCAGGGTCCCGGTCCGTAAACCCGCCGCCGGCCTCGGGTGGTACGGCGCCGCCGCCGTGATCCTGTTCTTGGCGATCGCGGTACCCACAATCAGGTTGGAGCAGTGCGGTCCTGCGCTCGGTTTACCAGAATCGCCGCGGCAGTTCGTCCTCTGCACGCCCTAGCGGCTACGGGCCCGGGAACCACTCCTTGAAGGCGGCGGCGAGCGCCTGGTCGCCGTGCACCTCGACGCCGTGCTCCTCTGGCTTGCCGCGACCCATCAGCACCCAGTAGAGGCCTTCGGCGGTTCCCCGCATGGCGACGTCGGCCTTGGCATGGCCAGGTACCACCATCGCCTCGCCGCCCACGGCGCGCAGGATCCATTCACCCTCGCCGTCGGTGCGGTGGAGGTGGAAGCTCGCCGACTTGCCTTTGTGCGGCGACCGCGGATGGAGCCGCACCATCCTTGTGACAGCATCGCTCAGCGCCCGCTCGGAGAACCAGTCGGGGATCGGGATCGACCGCCCGATCGCGGGCATCAGGTCATGGCCATGAATGATGTACTCATTCAGCCGCATGCCA
Above is a window of Candidatus Dormiibacterota bacterium DNA encoding:
- a CDS encoding maleylpyruvate isomerase family mycothiol-dependent enzyme, translating into MEAQPSRLAQAGSWYLQQVDALSTSGWTKPTLCEGWTAANVVAHVVTGDQLIRGLVWDATGKGRDGQDLPVDFADRHKRFEVASTWEPAKLKVMAHKESEQTVAAVAEAVQTAPEAIVTMPIGRVPMTVLRGMRLNEYIIHGHDLMPAIGRSIPIPDWFSERALSDAVTRMVRLHPRSPHKGKSASFHLHRTDGEGEWILRAVGGEAMVVPGHAKADVAMRGTAEGLYWVLMGRGKPEEHGVEVHGDQALAAAFKEWFPGP